One region of Thermovenabulum gondwanense genomic DNA includes:
- a CDS encoding CoA transferase subunit A yields MISSELKNKVMTAKEAVERFIKPGTHIAFGGFTILRRPMTIAREIVRQGIKDLFVTMNGGTLVEEMLAGAGLIKWLETTYLGLEGGMPVAYAIRQAIESGEIELIEDYSNWSFAQRTLAGRLGLPFMPCLGDIGSDLIEYDTFKKAGLRGKKENGDFIHPGIPPKKYEIIDDPFEGFGLRPRRFLSGEDSCVNKTNAYREGKINSKKYTGKEGVKVALVPPLMPEVCVVRAQRVALDGTVRIEGLIGPDLDQSLCGRILIVECERICPPEELRAVPEHNQIAAHFVHAIVEQPFGAYPSAVPNYYDYDYSWFKNYVKEVNHQPKEKVKEFWEKHVKETRDDWDYLYNRVGIKKLFSLRTDPKYHYNPNLDRFN; encoded by the coding sequence ATGATTAGCTCCGAACTTAAAAACAAGGTTATGACCGCAAAAGAGGCCGTTGAAAGGTTTATTAAACCGGGAACCCACATAGCCTTTGGCGGATTTACGATATTAAGGAGACCGATGACAATTGCCAGGGAGATTGTAAGGCAAGGGATAAAAGACCTTTTTGTTACCATGAACGGTGGAACACTGGTTGAAGAAATGCTTGCTGGAGCGGGATTAATCAAGTGGCTCGAAACTACTTACTTAGGCCTGGAAGGTGGCATGCCCGTTGCTTATGCTATAAGGCAGGCCATTGAATCGGGAGAAATCGAACTTATAGAAGATTACAGTAACTGGAGCTTTGCTCAGAGGACTTTGGCAGGAAGATTGGGTCTTCCTTTTATGCCCTGTCTTGGCGATATTGGCAGCGATCTTATTGAATACGATACATTCAAAAAGGCCGGGCTAAGAGGCAAGAAGGAAAACGGAGATTTTATTCACCCCGGAATACCTCCCAAAAAATATGAAATTATAGATGACCCCTTTGAGGGATTTGGGTTAAGACCCAGAAGATTTTTAAGCGGGGAAGATTCCTGCGTAAATAAAACTAATGCATACAGAGAGGGTAAGATAAATTCGAAAAAGTATACCGGAAAAGAAGGAGTTAAGGTTGCCCTTGTACCTCCTTTAATGCCCGAAGTATGTGTAGTGAGGGCTCAAAGAGTTGCTCTCGACGGCACCGTAAGAATAGAAGGCCTTATAGGTCCGGACCTGGATCAATCCCTTTGCGGTAGGATACTTATAGTAGAATGTGAAAGGATATGTCCACCGGAAGAGTTAAGAGCCGTTCCGGAACATAACCAGATAGCTGCTCATTTTGTACATGCTATTGTGGAACAACCCTTCGGAGCTTACCCCAGTGCCGTTCCAAATTACTACGATTACGATTATTCATGGTTTAAGAATTACGTAAAAGAGGTAAATCATCAGCCCAAAGAAAAAGTAAAGGAATTCTGGGAAAAGCATGTAAAGGAAACCAGGGATGATTGGGATTATTTGTACAATAGGGTAGGAATAAAGAAACTTTTTTCATTGAGAACCGATCCTAAATACCACTATAATCCGAACCTGGACAGATTCAATTGA